Below is a genomic region from Flammeovirgaceae bacterium SG7u.111.
AAAGCAGCAACAAAGGGAATCTACCAAGAGCCAGCTTTGGTCGGGCTAGATAAGACTATTAGGGAATCCTATTTCGAAAAAACAGCTATAAACGGAGTGATGTCTTATAAATTTAAGAGGACAGACTTGAAAAATAAGATTTCTTTTTCGAGCTTAAACCTCAATAAAAAAATATACAATATACCGTTTAAGTTTGATTTTGTTTTTTGTAGAAATGTGATCATTTATTTTGATATAAAAACCCAGAAAGAAGTAATTAACAGGCTTAGCCATACTTTGAAAACAGACGGTATTTTATTTTTAGGTCATTCCGAATCAGCTATAGGATCAAATGCATCAATCAAATCTATTTTCCCTACATCGTACCAAAAACTCTAAAGACCTTGGGCTATGTTTCATAAAATAAAAGTATTAATAGTTGATGATTCGGCTTCAGTACGCCAAGCCCTCAAAACCATATTGGATAAATCTTCTGAAATAGAGGTTATTGGAACTGCAATGGATCCCTATTATGCAGTGAAAAAGATTCAAAAACATAAGCCTGATGTGATTACACTAGACATAGAAATGCCTAGAATGGACGGGCTTACTTTTTTGAAAAAAATAATGAAACAGGCTCCAATGCCAGTAGTAATTATTTCAAACCACACAAAACAAGGAGCAAATTCAGCTTTAAAAGCATTGGAACTAGGAGCAGTGGAGGTAATAGCCAAGCCTGAGCTATCTACAGAACAAGATATCAAGGAATCTGAAATCAGGTTGGTGGATATCATCCGGTCTGCATATTATTCCAAGCGAAGAAAGACAGGGTCTCTAAGTCCAGAAATAACAAGGGCTAAGGTGCATCAAGCCAAATTACAAAACTCAAAAAAATCCATCATTACAGTTGGGGCATCAACCGGAGGAACAGAAGCTCTCAAGACTTTTCTAGAAGCCATGCCTCCTAATTGCCCTCCTATCGTTATTGTCCAACACATGCCTGAAAAGTTTACACTCAGCTTCGCCCAAAGACTAAATGAGTGCTGTACTATCCGAGTAAAAGAAGCAGTAAACAATGATATATTAGAACAGGGCACTGCTTATATAGCACCTGGAAATTTCCATATGAGCGTAGTTTCCTCTCCAAAGGGAATGAAACTGATTACCTACCAAGGAGAGTTGGTAAATAGACACAGGCCATCAGTCAATGTTCTTTTCCACTCTGTAGCTAAAATTTCTAAGAACAATTCCATTGGAATTATAATGACAGGTATGGGAAACGATGGCGCCGAAGGCCTTTTGGCTTTAAAAAACGCCGGGGCTTATACTATCGCTCAAGATGAAGCATCGAGCGTAGTATTCGGAATGCCCAAACAAGCTATAGAAATTGGAGCTGCCTTGGACGTAGTTCCACTAAAGGAAATTTCAGAAAAAGTATGCTATTACCTTGAAGAGGATACCAAACAAGATTCTTGATATAGTCGACCAATGTTAAGTTTCTTCCCTCCATCACCTCAAGAACCAGAAGTAAAAGCTCCCAAAATAGATAACACGCTACAGAAAGCTTCACGAATCACAACTATTGTATAACGAGAGCAACCTGCTACTGAACAAATGCCACTGGAAGAAGACCGATTCCAAATGGAAGAAAGCAGCATCCGCCTAAAGTTTAAGTATAATTTCAGGTTTTAAGGAAACCGCATTGTATAGCCAAGTTGTGTTTTCACTTTTTTGATCGTAAATTAATTGGAGCAATAAATTCAACCAAAATGAACAAGCTCCTAACATACTTACTGGGATTCGTATTTCTCTTATTGGCAGATGGGAAGGCTATAGCTCAAGATGAATTTGTAATTCAGTTTTCAATATTGAATGCATATGGAGGGTCTTTTGATTACAATGGCATACACCATAAATTTAAATTTACACACCACAAACATCGAGACTCTATCAAAATCAACTATTACTATTTGAATAATAGAGAGTTGCCATATATCAAAAAGATGAATTTTATTAAAACATATAATTTTTCTTTTGAAAAGTTAATAGGTGCTTTAAATACCATTGAAGAGATTGAATTTGATACAAACGACAATACAAACCTGATAACACATCCCAATTATGATGGTGGATGGTGCTGCTTTTGTGACCCAAGAAGCAAGATTCTTGGGAAGGTTACTATTGAAATAAATGATATTAGTGGTACGAGTGGAATCATTGGAAATGGAGCTAGGCTATTTCAGGTTAAAGCATTTCTGAAAGATAACTTTGGAATAAAGGATTTTTGAAGTTTTTGACAAAAAAAAGCCAAGGCATCCCTTGGCTCTACGTATCTAAGATCATGTTTAAAAATTTTAAATAGGCATTTTTTTGATCCTATTAAGTATTATTTGGCAGTTTTGCCATAAAACCCAAGCTTCTTGGCTTTTGGTAGTTTTTTCATAGTCTTTGGACAGCCTCCGGAAGAAATTGAACGTGCCGAATGTCCTCTCGGTGACCCATCTCCACTTGATGGGCACAAAGCCCCTGGGGGTTGGGGGACAAGAGGATATCTCGACCTCTACGCCCCTTATGTTGTCCTCTACCCATCCGGTGAACTTCTTTTTATAGGCCTGGTCTGCCAGGATCTTTTCCATCCTGTGCAGGTAGCCCAAGAGGGGCTCCACCACCCGTTGCCCTATCGTGCCGTCATGCTCGTTGGC
It encodes:
- a CDS encoding chemotaxis response regulator protein-glutamate methylesterase, which codes for MFHKIKVLIVDDSASVRQALKTILDKSSEIEVIGTAMDPYYAVKKIQKHKPDVITLDIEMPRMDGLTFLKKIMKQAPMPVVIISNHTKQGANSALKALELGAVEVIAKPELSTEQDIKESEIRLVDIIRSAYYSKRRKTGSLSPEITRAKVHQAKLQNSKKSIITVGASTGGTEALKTFLEAMPPNCPPIVIVQHMPEKFTLSFAQRLNECCTIRVKEAVNNDILEQGTAYIAPGNFHMSVVSSPKGMKLITYQGELVNRHRPSVNVLFHSVAKISKNNSIGIIMTGMGNDGAEGLLALKNAGAYTIAQDEASSVVFGMPKQAIEIGAALDVVPLKEISEKVCYYLEEDTKQDS